TGAGCCATCGTTTAAGAGTTTGGTGGAAGCGTTCGACTTTCCCGCAGGTGGTCGGGTGGTTGGGGTGAGTTGATTGGACCACGCCTAGGCGGTGTAGTTCGGCTTCGAATGTGTTGCGTCCGCCTTTGCCGCCGGCGAATCGGGTGGTGAAGACCATGCCGTTGTCGGTCAGTGTTGATGCTGGAATGCATGAATAGCAGAGGTTTGCGGAACGTATTGCGGACGATGATGCCGGTTACGCGGCGATGGGCGGTCACGGAGAGCGCGAAGCGAGAGTGGTCGTCGATCCAGCACAGGATCTCTACATGGCTTCGGTGGGCCAGCCACCAGTGGGTGAAGTCGGCTTGCCAGCGTTCGTTGGGTAGGTCAGCGGCGAAGCGGGTGTAGGACGCTTTGGGGCGTTTCTTGGGCGCGGGGGTGACCAGCCCGGCCGCGCGCAGGTGCCGAATGATCGACGGGGTCGATACGCGCAGACCGTGGTGATGGTGAAGGTGCCAGGCGATCGTCTCGGGCCCGTTGTCGAGTCCTTTACTTGTCAGCTTTGCGCGTAGCTCGACGATCAGGTCGATGGTCGTCTGGGGTAATCGGGTGGGACTGGTGTGGGGTCGGCGCGAGCGGGGTTCGAACGCTGCGTCGCCTTCACAGCGATAGCGCGCGACCAGTCGGCTGATCCAGCCCTGCGATACTCCGTACTCGCGAGCCACCGCAGATTGGCTGCGACCCTCGACGACGACAGCGGTGATGACCAAACGCGCCTCCGACACCAGCTGAAACTGGCCGATTCACCTATTCCGATGTCTTGAGACACCCCGTTCCGATGTCATGAAACACCACACTGTCCCCGTACTATGTGGAACAGCTCCCGGAGGAATCTCCGGGGGCTGTTCTTCTTTAAGCATCAGCAGCTGGCGTTGGTGACGAAGAACTTCTCGATCGTCTCCGGCCGAAGCGCGCCAGTTTCTCGGCTAACTGCGCGCTTGGAACCTTGCCGTCCCTCGTATTGCGCTGCCGTACACCAGCACGTCCTGAAGCCACGGGCAACGGCCGAAGTAGGTGGCGGAACTGCAACCCTGCGCTGCGCATGTTCTCGGCCATCGGGCCCACGCAGTGTGTCGTGACCAACCGATCGCGCGCCGCGTCGCTCACCCGAGAACAGTGCCGAGGCGTACATCACGGCGACGACGATCACAGACGACTTGACCGGTTCGGCCTGCACAGTCACGACAACACCTCCGGAGGCGTTTGAAGAGGACCAACTCCATCTATGTCAACGCTCGAATCGCTCGTAGTACCGTCCCACCGTGGTTAATCTGGCTTTCGACGACCGTGGCCGCGGGGAGGCCGTGCTCTTTATTTCAGGCCAAGGCGGTGTTGGCCGCACCTGGGACGTTCATCAGGTGCCCGCCTTCCTCGAGGCTGGCTACCGTGTCATCACCTTCGACAACAGGGGAGTCGGCGCGACCTCGAATGCCGAAGCCTTTACGACGGCAGCGATGGTGGCTGACACTGTGGAGCTGATCGAGCGGCTCCAGCTCGCTCCGGTGCGGCTCGTAGCCGTTTCCATGGGCTCCTACATAGCGCAGGAATTGATGCTCGCCCATCCCGGGCTGGTGAGCCAGGCCGCCTTGATGGCAACCAGGGGTCGGCATGACCGCGCACGTGAATTCTTCGCTACGGCCGAAAGAGATTTCGCAAACGCAGGTATCCAGCTGCCGCCCAGCTATGAAGCGAAAATACGTCTGCTCGACGGGTTTTCACCGAAGACCTTGAACGATGACAAGGTCGTCCAGGATTGGATCGACACTTTTACGATGTGGCCCACTGTTTCGACTCCCGGAGTTCGCGCGCAGTTTGCCATTGAGCCGGTGAACAACCGGCTGTCTGCCTACCGGACGATCACCACGCCAGTCTTGGTCATCGGATTCGCCCATGATCTGGTCATGCCCCCTCACCTCGGAGCCGAGGTCGCGGACGCTCTCCCGAACGGACGGTACGTGGAAGTCGGCGATGCGGGCCACCTCGGATTTCTTGAACGGCCGGACGCAGTGAACTCGGCAATCCTCGAATTCTTCGCTCAGGAATTCTAAGGCCGTGGCACGAGACTCGTTCCGTCAGGCGCATCGGCGCTGCTCGCACGCCGTCGGCTGAGCGCTGCCATCGCACTTCTGCCGCAACTCCTTCAGGGCCGGCCTCGGTGTCGTCCTACGATCACACCCACCCCAGCAAACCGATTTCGGGGCAAGTCCATCGAGCGGTCGCGGACCCCGTTGTCTCTTGATTCACGCGAAAAGTTACGGATCTATGTCGGCGTCTAGGCTGCGGCTCGGCGCACCGTATTGGAGTGCTGTCATACAACTGCCGCCGCAAACGGGCGTCCAGCTTGTTCGAGGAGGTGAAGCTACACCACGACACAGCCGACGCTGGGCCTTTTGAAGGGATTTGCGGGCGGTGCGAAATGTTCGTACCGTGCTTCAACACAAGCACTATGCATCGATCCCATCTCACGTTGGGAACAAGGTGAGATGAAAAGCTGATGGCATGCTTTACTCAAGGCGCAGGGTGCGCTCGCCAACGCTCAGCTACGTTCGAGGTCGCTGCATTCTGGCGGGCGCACCGACGTAAGTTGACATGTGCGAGCGAAAAGCAAGCCGCCGGTACGGAGATAGGGAGGGTTCGACCATTTTCCGGTTATTGAGGCGGCTGTGGATTCCGCTCCTGGTGCTGGTAGTGCTCGGCGCTGGGGGCTTCACCGTGTCGCGGTTACATGGCATCTTCGGCTCCGACACTCGCCCGTCGTATGCCGATACGAAGGTCGACGACACCAAGCCGTTCAATCCCAAGCAGTTGACGTACGAGGTATTCGGGCCGGCGGGTACAGTAGCCAACATCAGCTACTTCGATGAGAACGCTGAACCCACCTTCATCGAGGGAGCAAGTTTGCCATGGTCGGTGAAGTTCGATATCACCGAAACCTCAGGCGCGGGAAGCATTCTGGCGCAAGGCAATAGCGATAGCATCGGCTGTCGCATTCTCGTGGACGACGAAGTCAAATCCGAGAAGATCACCAACCAGTTCAATGCCTTCACGTCTTGTCTGCTGAAGGCCGCATGATCAGGAAGAGCGAAGGACGCACCGGTCGCCCGCTGATCGCGAGGACGATTTATCGATTTTCTCTGCTCATCATCTTCGTCTGGGTGGCGATAACCGTGGTTTTGACGCTTGGCGTCCCGCCCCTGGAGCAGGTCGAACGAGACCATGCAGTGGCGCTGAGTCTGGAGGATGCGCCATCGTTCAAAGCGTCACAGCGGATAGCCCAGGCTTTCGACGAAACCTCTTCCGGTGCGTTGGCCGTGATCGTCTTGGAGGGTGAGCAACCCCTTGCCGACGATGCTCACCGGTATTACGACGAAATCATCCGTCAGTTGAGAGACCGACCGGAGAATGTGCAGCACATTCAGGACTTTTGGGGAGATCCGCTCACGGCTGACGCAGCGCAGAGCGCTGATGGCAAAGCTGCGTATGTTCAAGTCAACCTAATCGGCCAGCCGGGCCAGGCCGAGGGCAATAAGTCGGTCGAAGTCGTGCAAGACATCTTGGCGCGCACTCCCGCACCCCCGGGGGTCAAGGCTTATGTCACAGGTCCCGCGGCGATCGTCGCCGACATGGGCGAGAGCGGCAACCGAACGGTCATCCTGATCACGGCGGTCAGCCTCACAGTGATTTTCGTGATGCTGCTCCTGGTCTTTCGTTCTGTCACCACAACAATCGTAATATTGCTGACCGTCGGTATCGAATTGCAGGTTGCACGAGGAATCATTGCGTTTCTCGGAATGCACGGGGTTGTCGGGCTGACGACATTCGTCGTTAATCTTTTGGTCTCCATCGGGATCGCTGCAGGAACAGATTACGGAATATTCTTTTTTGGGCGGTATAAGGAGGCGCGGGAAGCGGGCGAGGATCGCGAAAGCGCCTTCTACACCACCTATCTGGGTGTGGCTAAGGTGGTCCTGGCATCTGGTGTCACGATCGCCGGCGCAATTTTCTGTTTGAGCTTTACCCGTCTGCCCTTCTTCCAACCCCTTGGGGTTCCTGGCGCGTTGGGGATCATCGTCGCGGTTGCGGTTGCCCTTACGTTGGTTCCTGCCATTTTGGCCGCAGGCAGCCGGTTCGGCTTGTTTGACCCGAAGCGACAAATTCACACACGTAGGTGGCGGCGGATAGGTACAGCGATCGTCCGCTGGCCCGCACCGATCTTCATCACCACAGCAGCAATCTCGCTGGTCGGGCTATTGACGTTGCCGGGATACATGCCCAGCTACAACGACGTAAAGTCCCTCCCCCAGGATATCCCCGCCAATCAGGGTTACGCGGCTGCAGCAAGACATTTTCCAGAGTCGCGAATGACGGCGCCCGACTTGCTGATGATCGAGTCCGATCACGATATGCGGAATTCTAGTGACCTGCTGATACTGAATAAAGTCGCCAAGGCTGTATTCGCCGTTCCAGGCATTGCCAACGTGCAGTCGATTACTCGTCCACAGGGAACCCAGATCGCGCACACGACGATCCCATATATGATGAGTTCCTCGAACGCTGGCCAGCTTCTGGGCTTGCCGTTCCAAAAGGAACGCATGGCAGACATGCTCAAGCAAGCCGACGAGATGACCACGACGATCGGCATCATGCAACGTATGTACGGGCTGATGCAACAGATAGTCGGCACAACAACTCGTATGGTCGAAACCACACACGAATTGCAAGAGGTCACGAACGAACTGAGAGATAATCTCGCGGACTTCCAGGATTTCTTTCGACCAATTTTCAATTATCTTTACTGGGAGCCGCACTGCTACAACATACCCATTTGTTGGGCAATCAGATCGGTAGCTGACTCACTGAACGGTATCGACCAGATCACCGTCAAAATGGAGGCGCTGGTCCAGAATCTCGATCAATTAAATGCGCTTCTACCTCAAATCCTCGTGTCTTTCCCGCAGATGATCGCGACGATGGAAAGCACCCGCACAATGATGCTGACGATGCACAGCACGATGTCGGGCACCATCAGCGCGATGGAGGAATCGAGCGATAATGCGACTGCAATGGGGAAGGCCTTCGACGCCGCGAAGAACGACGATTCGTTTTATCTCCCGCCGGAAGTATTCGAGAACGAGGACTTCAAGCGTGTCCTGAAGATCTTCTTGTCCCCGGACGGGAAAGCGGCACGCATGCTGATTGCCCAAAGGGGCGATCCGGCTACGCCTGAGGGTGTCTCGAAGGTCGAACCGATAATGAATGCCGCGGAAGAAGCACTCAAAGGCACTCCCCTCGAAGACAGCCGTATTTACCTCGCCGGCAGCGCGGCGAGCGTAAAAGATATCGTTGACGGCTCCAGATACGATCTTTTGATTGCGGGAGTGTCCGCACTCTGCTTGATTTTCATCATCATGCTGATCATCACGCGGAGTTTTGTCGCCGCGCTGGTCATCGTGGGGACCGTGGCCCTTTCTTTAGGTGCGTCCTTCGGATTGTCCGTTCTGGTCTGGCAATACCTACTCGGCATCCAGTTGCAGTGGATGGTTCTGGCGATGTCGGTGATGGTGCTCCTGGCGGTGGGGTCTGATTACAACCTTCTACTTGTATCGCGGATGAAAGAAGAAGTTGCGGCGGGAATAAACACCGGCATCATCCGCGCAATGGGCGGGACAGGCCGGATCGTCACGGCCGCGGGTCTCGTATTCGCCGCCACCATGGCGTCGATGCTGGTGAGCGACCTGCTGACCTTGGGTCAGCTGGGAGCCACCATTGCCTTGGGTCTGTTGTTTGACACGTTGATCGTGCGCGCGTTCATGACGCCCTCCATCGCAGCGCTGCTGGGACGCTGGTTCTGGTGGCCGCAACACGTGCGTCCTCGACCCGCGAGTGCACTACTTCGGCCGGTTGGGCCGCGTCCACTCGTGCGTTCCCTGATGATGAGGGACTAACGAAGTCCGCATGAGCATCGAACACCGGCGGCCCTCGCTTATCGCGCGGACCATACGCAGGTTTTCGCTAGTCATCATCGTGGCTTGGCTGGCGTTGATCGTCATTTCGACGCTCGCGGCCGTCAGTGGGAATTGGGCGGCGGCGATCCCGTCGTTGGAGCGGGTGGCGGAAGAGCATTCTGTATCCTTGATGCCCAAGGATGCCCCTTCGGTGCAGGCGATGACGCGCATTGGCCATGTCTTCGAGGAATCCGATTCGGACAATTCCGCGATGATTGTGTTGGAGGGGCAGCAGCCGCTCGGACAAGAGGCGCAGCGATATTACGCCCGGTTGATTCAGGATCTGAGGAACGATCCGAAGCATGTCGAGCATGTGCAGGATCTGTGGGGGGATCGCCTTACCTCATCGAGCGTGCAAAGCCCCGATGGCCGGGCGACGTATGTGCAGTTGAATCTCGCGGGCGACCAGGGAACCGCCCTGGCCGACGAATCAGTGGAAGCCGTCCGGGATATCGTGAATCGGACGACGCCGCCGTCGGGCGTCGCGGCATACGTAACCGGCCCGGGACCACTGGCGTCGGATATGCAGCAGAGCGGGAACGATTCCGTCCTGAAGATCACCATCGTGACGGTCGTGATCATTTTCATCGTACTTCTTCTTGTATACCGGTCGCTCGTCACAGTGATCTTGCTCTTGATCATGGTGGGGTTCGAATTAGCGGCGGCACGAGGAATTGTCGCGTTCCTCGGCCACACTGACGTTTTGGTGCTGTCAACGTTCGCCGTCAATATGCTGGTTTTCCTCAGTATCGCGGCCGGGACCGATTACGGGATATTCTTTTTCGGTCGATATCAGGAGGCGCGCCAAGCTGGTGAAGATCGAGAAACTGCTTACTACAGCATGTATCGCGGAGTCGCGCCTGTCGTGTTGGCGTCGGGTTGCACGATCGCCGGTGCAATTTTCTGCCTGAGTTTCACCCGGCTTCCGTACTTTCACAGCATGGCGATCCCGTGCGCCATCGGCATGCTTGTCGCGGTCGCGGTCGCGGTTACGCTGGTCCCGGCCGGTGTGGCCCTTGCCAGCCGATTTGGCATGTTGGAGTCGAAACGCTCTGTCCGCGTCCACAGATGGCGTGGAATCGGGACGGCGATCGTCCGCTGGCCCGCCCCCATTCTGGCTGCGTCGCTCGCGCTCGCATTTCTCGGTTTAGCGACGCTGCCCGGCTATCAAACGAGTTATAACGACCGGCTATACATTCCCGATGACATCCCAGCCAATCAGGGCTATGCCGCCGCCGAGCGTCACTTTTCCCAGGCGCGATTGATGCCGGATATCTTGCTTGTGGAAGCCGATCACGATATGCGCAATCCCGCAGATTTCCTGGTGCTGAATCGACTAGCGAAGGCAGTCTTCAATATCCGAGGTATTTCTCGTGTGCAGGGCATAACTCGGCCCGAGGGAACGCCGATCGGTCGCACGTCGATTCCGTTTATCCTAAGCCTGCAAAGTGCTGGCCAGGTTCAAACGATGAAGTTTCAGGAAGCGCGAATGGACGATCTGCTGCGGCAGGCCGACGATATTGCGACGATGATTCGGATCATGCAGGATCAGTACTCGCTGATGCGGCAGATGAACGAAATCACTCATAAAATGGTGACCCAAACCCACGACCTAAAAGTTGCTCTGGACGAGACGCGGGACAGCATAGCAAATTTCGATGATTGGTTCCGGCCTATCCGGAACTACTTTTATTGGGAACCGCATTGCATGAATATCCCGATCTGTAATGCTGCCCGCGCGTTATTCGACACGATCGACGGTGTCAGCGTGATCAGCGACCGAGTGGAAGTTCTTTTGCAGAATCTCGATGAGCTAGATGTGATCATGCCCCAGCTGACGGCACAATTCCCGCAGTTGATTGCGAGTATGCAGAGTATTCGGGCGATGATTCTCACCATGCACAGCACGATGTCGGGCTTCATTGCCACCATGAATGAATCGACCGAGAATGTCACGGCGATGGGGCAGGCGTTCGACGCCAGCCGAAACGACGATTCTTTCTTCTTGCCGCCGGAGGTTTTCGACAACGAAGATTTCAAAAAGGCGATGGAATCGTTTCTGTCTCCCGACGGAAAATCCGCCCGATTCATCATTTCGCATCGCGGTGATCCGGCCTCGATACAGGGGATTGAACGGATCAATCAGATAAAGGCAGCGGCCGAGGAGTCGTTGAAGGGGACACCTCTCGTTAACGCCAAGATATCTATCGCTGGCGCCGCGTCCACCGCCAAAGATTGGCATGACGGGTCGACATGGGACCTTTGGATCGCCGGTGTGGCTGCGCTTTGCCTGGTTTTCGTTATCATGCTCATTATCACTCGAAGTGTTATTGCGGCCTTGGTCATTGTCGGAACGGTCGCGTTGTCGCTGGGTGCGTCGTTTGGGGTTTCGGTGCTGCTCTGGCAGTACATTTTGGGAATCAATTTGCACTGGATGGTCCTTGCGATGTCCGTGATCATCCTTCTGGCGGTTGGCTCTGATTACAACCTGCTGCTGGTATCCCGCATGAAAGAAGAGATCGGTGCTGGCATACGCACGGGAATTATTCGTGCAATGGGCGGTACCGGAAAGGTCGTCACAACGGCAGGGGTGGTGTTCGCGGCGACCATGGCCTCGATGGTGGTCAGCGACCTGCAGATAATCGGTCAGATTGGGACCACGATCGCGCTGGGTCTGCTGTTCGACACGTTGATCGTGCGATCTTTCATGACACCCTCCATCGCTGCACTGCTCGGACGGTGGTTCTGGTGGCCGCAACGTGTGCGCCCACGCCCTGCAAGTTTCCTCTTGGAGCCGTTAGGGCCCCGTTGGGCGGCGCGGCGCTACCTGCTGGGCGAGAAGCCAAGCGGCGGCGAAGACCCGGTCACAGCCCCGATACCTACGCCTTCTCCCTAGCTGAGATTAAGGCGCGGCGCGGCGTAACGTAGGTGAGACGCTGGCCGATACGGGTAGTACATGTCTCGCAAAGGCTGGGTTTAGCGAGATGGTAGTAGCTCACCCGATTATGGGTAATCTCGATCGTGGCTACGAACAACAGAAGATGAGAGTTATGCACCTACAGGGGAGGTCTCTACCACATGATCAAACTGTCGTTGACCAAGCTGGCCGTCGCAGTGGCTGGCGTCGGATTGTCATTGGCCGCAGGGGCGGGAGTGGCGTCCGCGCAGCCTGATCTGGGTCCGGCCGTCAATACAACCTGCACTTATCCGCAGTTGGTTTCGGCGTTGAATGCGCAAAGCCCGGAAGCCGCCGCGGCCTTCAATCGGGCGCCGGTGCTGAAAGCCGGTCTACAACAGTTCCTGGCCTCGGGGCCGGCTCAACGGCAGCAGA
The sequence above is drawn from the Mycobacterium gallinarum genome and encodes:
- a CDS encoding RND family transporter, with the protein product MSIEHRRPSLIARTIRRFSLVIIVAWLALIVISTLAAVSGNWAAAIPSLERVAEEHSVSLMPKDAPSVQAMTRIGHVFEESDSDNSAMIVLEGQQPLGQEAQRYYARLIQDLRNDPKHVEHVQDLWGDRLTSSSVQSPDGRATYVQLNLAGDQGTALADESVEAVRDIVNRTTPPSGVAAYVTGPGPLASDMQQSGNDSVLKITIVTVVIIFIVLLLVYRSLVTVILLLIMVGFELAAARGIVAFLGHTDVLVLSTFAVNMLVFLSIAAGTDYGIFFFGRYQEARQAGEDRETAYYSMYRGVAPVVLASGCTIAGAIFCLSFTRLPYFHSMAIPCAIGMLVAVAVAVTLVPAGVALASRFGMLESKRSVRVHRWRGIGTAIVRWPAPILAASLALAFLGLATLPGYQTSYNDRLYIPDDIPANQGYAAAERHFSQARLMPDILLVEADHDMRNPADFLVLNRLAKAVFNIRGISRVQGITRPEGTPIGRTSIPFILSLQSAGQVQTMKFQEARMDDLLRQADDIATMIRIMQDQYSLMRQMNEITHKMVTQTHDLKVALDETRDSIANFDDWFRPIRNYFYWEPHCMNIPICNAARALFDTIDGVSVISDRVEVLLQNLDELDVIMPQLTAQFPQLIASMQSIRAMILTMHSTMSGFIATMNESTENVTAMGQAFDASRNDDSFFLPPEVFDNEDFKKAMESFLSPDGKSARFIISHRGDPASIQGIERINQIKAAAEESLKGTPLVNAKISIAGAASTAKDWHDGSTWDLWIAGVAALCLVFVIMLIITRSVIAALVIVGTVALSLGASFGVSVLLWQYILGINLHWMVLAMSVIILLAVGSDYNLLLVSRMKEEIGAGIRTGIIRAMGGTGKVVTTAGVVFAATMASMVVSDLQIIGQIGTTIALGLLFDTLIVRSFMTPSIAALLGRWFWWPQRVRPRPASFLLEPLGPRWAARRYLLGEKPSGGEDPVTAPIPTPSP
- a CDS encoding RND family transporter yields the protein MIRKSEGRTGRPLIARTIYRFSLLIIFVWVAITVVLTLGVPPLEQVERDHAVALSLEDAPSFKASQRIAQAFDETSSGALAVIVLEGEQPLADDAHRYYDEIIRQLRDRPENVQHIQDFWGDPLTADAAQSADGKAAYVQVNLIGQPGQAEGNKSVEVVQDILARTPAPPGVKAYVTGPAAIVADMGESGNRTVILITAVSLTVIFVMLLLVFRSVTTTIVILLTVGIELQVARGIIAFLGMHGVVGLTTFVVNLLVSIGIAAGTDYGIFFFGRYKEAREAGEDRESAFYTTYLGVAKVVLASGVTIAGAIFCLSFTRLPFFQPLGVPGALGIIVAVAVALTLVPAILAAGSRFGLFDPKRQIHTRRWRRIGTAIVRWPAPIFITTAAISLVGLLTLPGYMPSYNDVKSLPQDIPANQGYAAAARHFPESRMTAPDLLMIESDHDMRNSSDLLILNKVAKAVFAVPGIANVQSITRPQGTQIAHTTIPYMMSSSNAGQLLGLPFQKERMADMLKQADEMTTTIGIMQRMYGLMQQIVGTTTRMVETTHELQEVTNELRDNLADFQDFFRPIFNYLYWEPHCYNIPICWAIRSVADSLNGIDQITVKMEALVQNLDQLNALLPQILVSFPQMIATMESTRTMMLTMHSTMSGTISAMEESSDNATAMGKAFDAAKNDDSFYLPPEVFENEDFKRVLKIFLSPDGKAARMLIAQRGDPATPEGVSKVEPIMNAAEEALKGTPLEDSRIYLAGSAASVKDIVDGSRYDLLIAGVSALCLIFIIMLIITRSFVAALVIVGTVALSLGASFGLSVLVWQYLLGIQLQWMVLAMSVMVLLAVGSDYNLLLVSRMKEEVAAGINTGIIRAMGGTGRIVTAAGLVFAATMASMLVSDLLTLGQLGATIALGLLFDTLIVRAFMTPSIAALLGRWFWWPQHVRPRPASALLRPVGPRPLVRSLMMRD
- a CDS encoding hemophore-related protein, with protein sequence MIKLSLTKLAVAVAGVGLSLAAGAGVASAQPDLGPAVNTTCTYPQLVSALNAQSPEAAAAFNRAPVLKAGLQQFLASGPAQRQQMAGRIAVAPWAQPYLGSIQAAFNTCQSF
- a CDS encoding helix-turn-helix domain-containing protein gives rise to the protein MSEARLVITAVVVEGRSQSAVAREYGVSQGWISRLVARYRCEGDAAFEPRSRRPHTSPTRLPQTTIDLIVELRAKLTSKGLDNGPETIAWHLHHHHGLRVSTPSIIRHLRAAGLVTPAPKKRPKASYTRFAADLPNERWQADFTHWWLAHRSHVEILCWIDDHSRFALSVTAHRRVTGIIVRNTFRKPLLFMHSSINTDRQRHGLHHPIRRRQRRTQHIRSRTTPPRRGPINSPQPPDHLRESRTLPPNS
- a CDS encoding alpha/beta fold hydrolase is translated as MVNLAFDDRGRGEAVLFISGQGGVGRTWDVHQVPAFLEAGYRVITFDNRGVGATSNAEAFTTAAMVADTVELIERLQLAPVRLVAVSMGSYIAQELMLAHPGLVSQAALMATRGRHDRAREFFATAERDFANAGIQLPPSYEAKIRLLDGFSPKTLNDDKVVQDWIDTFTMWPTVSTPGVRAQFAIEPVNNRLSAYRTITTPVLVIGFAHDLVMPPHLGAEVADALPNGRYVEVGDAGHLGFLERPDAVNSAILEFFAQEF
- a CDS encoding MmpS family protein translates to MRRLWIPLLVLVVLGAGGFTVSRLHGIFGSDTRPSYADTKVDDTKPFNPKQLTYEVFGPAGTVANISYFDENAEPTFIEGASLPWSVKFDITETSGAGSILAQGNSDSIGCRILVDDEVKSEKITNQFNAFTSCLLKAA